From the Acidilutibacter cellobiosedens genome, one window contains:
- a CDS encoding B12-binding domain-containing radical SAM protein: MKRLLDVLLIAAPSPSPLAVISNRVTSYPPLGICSIATYLKIHNYVAEICDLQLEHNNIGTIIDIINIKKPRIIGISTTTESYQCGLRIAKLCKETDDSIIIVMGGAHVTFEYNDALKNSFVDIISLREGEETLKELCDFYIGKSITSLYEIRGIVYRDGNKVMKTKNRAFITNLDEIPFPERKFVEINKYRTPGTISSSRGCPGRCIFCAAGAMGGGRYRSRSAQSVVDEIDYLTKLGINYFHFVDDTVTADVERLELLINEFTKKKNKDNNFQWACESRVDIVTKDLMKWLKKSGCVSIQFGVESGSQTMLNSMRKGISLEQIRKAFSLAAEAEIPTSCCFIIGNPDDTRTTTEESIAFAEELSSIGAYIVYSISTPYPGTYMFNHADELGLEIFDKNWDHYTTYTSVMNTKHLTTQEIQTYFFDASTSKSINCSESHKKRTEYIRKSIFNVKGE; encoded by the coding sequence ATGAAAAGGTTATTGGATGTACTATTAATTGCAGCACCTTCTCCATCTCCTCTGGCAGTGATATCTAATCGTGTTACAAGTTATCCTCCACTTGGAATTTGTAGTATTGCTACATACCTTAAAATCCATAATTATGTTGCTGAAATTTGTGATCTTCAACTTGAGCACAACAATATTGGTACTATAATTGATATAATAAACATTAAAAAGCCACGTATAATTGGCATTTCAACAACTACAGAATCATATCAATGCGGTTTACGCATAGCAAAACTTTGTAAAGAAACGGATGATAGCATTATAATTGTTATGGGTGGAGCTCATGTAACATTTGAATATAATGATGCGTTGAAAAATTCATTTGTTGATATTATTTCTCTACGGGAGGGAGAAGAAACGCTTAAGGAGTTATGCGATTTTTATATTGGGAAAAGTATCACATCTTTATATGAAATAAGAGGCATTGTATATAGAGATGGAAATAAAGTTATGAAAACGAAAAATCGAGCTTTTATTACAAATTTGGATGAGATACCATTTCCAGAACGAAAATTTGTTGAAATTAATAAGTATAGAACTCCTGGTACAATTTCATCAAGCAGAGGTTGTCCTGGTAGATGTATTTTCTGTGCTGCTGGAGCTATGGGAGGTGGAAGATACAGAAGTAGAAGTGCGCAAAGTGTAGTTGATGAGATAGACTATTTAACCAAACTAGGTATTAACTATTTTCATTTTGTTGATGATACTGTAACTGCAGATGTAGAACGTCTTGAATTATTAATTAACGAGTTTACTAAAAAGAAAAATAAAGATAATAATTTTCAATGGGCTTGTGAATCACGCGTAGATATTGTAACCAAAGATCTAATGAAATGGTTAAAGAAAAGCGGCTGTGTATCTATACAGTTTGGCGTGGAAAGTGGCTCTCAGACTATGCTTAATAGTATGAGAAAAGGAATAAGCTTGGAACAAATACGAAAAGCTTTTTCTTTAGCTGCAGAAGCTGAAATTCCAACTTCATGCTGCTTTATTATCGGGAATCCTGATGATACAAGAACTACAACAGAAGAAAGTATTGCTTTTGCAGAAGAGTTATCATCTATAGGGGCGTATATTGTATATTCAATCTCAACTCCTTATCCAGGGACATATATGTTTAACCATGCTGATGAACTTGGTCTTGAAATATTTGATAAGAACTGGGATCATTATACTACGTATACTTCTGTTATGAATACTAAACACCTTACAACACAAGAAATACAAACATATTTTTTTGATGCTTCTACCAGCAAGTCGATTAATTGTTCGGAATCGCATAAAAAACGTACTGAATATATACGAAAATCGATTTTTAATGTTAAAGGAGAATAA
- a CDS encoding PqqD family protein: MDKLDYIPWRRTSIFKTDKEETKLYVASIKGEGIFRISGVGAFLWARIDGNATIRELGEKITENFTGASIDQINRDVCLLLDQMAEKDLIVYNWDPLA, encoded by the coding sequence ATGGATAAACTTGACTATATACCATGGCGTAGGACTTCTATTTTTAAAACAGATAAAGAAGAGACTAAATTGTATGTTGCGAGTATAAAAGGAGAAGGCATTTTTAGGATATCTGGCGTAGGGGCATTCCTTTGGGCCCGAATAGATGGTAACGCAACTATACGTGAATTAGGTGAAAAGATTACTGAAAACTTTACAGGAGCTTCTATAGATCAAATTAATCGAGATGTTTGTTTACTACTCGATCAGATGGCTGAGAAAGATCTTATCGTATATAATTGGGATCCTTTAGCATAG
- a CDS encoding endonuclease/exonuclease/phosphatase family protein encodes MYMNVLTWNIKAGQNKDGSYPIPKTKNLDRIAEAVKDSKASAACFQEVDACTLRSGIKIHQAAYIADKLTSITGKAWNYEHIVSKNMNPGYYGNAILSCYPLTTALKISLPKVNSREDRSFLLTRVDGDNFCTYVGTFHLGLQGDHSIQAQQIKDILNNKGYFNKRLILGGDLNAREGSDTYDIMINHGFPMIDIGPAGVCTLNCYNNPDNPKIDFLFMRGLSTYVLRSEVLSADISDHRPVKLCQC; translated from the coding sequence ATGTACATGAATGTTCTCACATGGAATATTAAAGCCGGACAGAATAAAGACGGCAGTTATCCAATCCCAAAGACGAAAAATTTGGACAGAATTGCAGAAGCTGTTAAGGATTCCAAAGCTTCAGCTGCCTGTTTTCAAGAAGTAGATGCCTGCACCTTGCGATCCGGTATAAAAATTCATCAGGCCGCATATATTGCCGACAAACTTACCTCAATTACCGGAAAGGCTTGGAATTATGAGCATATTGTCTCTAAAAATATGAATCCGGGCTATTACGGGAATGCAATTTTAAGCTGTTATCCTTTGACAACTGCTTTAAAAATTTCCTTGCCCAAGGTAAACAGCAGAGAAGACCGCAGTTTTCTTCTCACAAGGGTTGATGGGGACAATTTTTGTACATATGTAGGCACATTTCATTTGGGACTGCAAGGAGATCACAGTATTCAGGCACAGCAGATAAAGGATATATTAAACAATAAAGGTTATTTTAACAAAAGATTGATTCTTGGAGGAGATTTAAATGCGCGGGAAGGTTCAGACACTTATGATATAATGATTAATCACGGTTTTCCCATGATTGACATCGGCCCCGCAGGAGTCTGTACTTTGAACTGCTATAATAACCCTGACAATCCGAAGATTGATTTTTTGTTTATGAGAGGACTTTCGACATATGTTTTAAGAAGTGAAGTACTGTCTGCCGATATATCGGATCATAGGCCGGTAAAGTTGTGTCAATGTTGA
- a CDS encoding DUF2207 domain-containing protein, with the protein MPIVFVLFLIVSFSPGVSAESDILINRWIVNSQLRKNGDLYIEEDLTFKFNRDFNGVFRDVSSEKTDGIKGVQVFQMVNGKEIEYKEKDNAKNGDSRVFNIDRKSDNSLITIYSPSENEEKTFRIKYTVKNVAVKYNDTGELYYKFLGDENETPIEYFSVNIILPQDRTDRVKIFAHGPLNGTINFKGNDVVHLEVENVPDRTFIEGRILFPTEFILNSEKSVDKNNYNEILKEESQLQESAREKTIRNEYMGNVFNYISLISGGIVLILISISLSKFKRENDLYEKVNPDFIPEKCSPAVASYLCNMSVTTNAVIATILDLARRGYLKIEDGGEYKKNLNNIIITKIKNEEADLLDHEKYFMNWIIDTIGEKGRVTTEEIEDYGKKKYKSFSQEYYQWQKLIKEESRKRGYFDGKGKPWGIMFIILFPVLLVISVMDFVFGEPYGFFPLIMSIFSLIYGIILLLRPSDLGKSQQRKWKEFIKYMKEKENTQEKNIFKYPPDTALIYALALGINRKTLNNYKVQFSDDYYYNNNGWIYWYFLMSSTKNNTFDRSINSAFSPVAPSSGNIGSGGGFSGGGGGGAGGGGAGGF; encoded by the coding sequence ATGCCTATAGTTTTTGTACTATTTTTGATTGTTTCCTTTTCACCAGGAGTATCAGCGGAAAGTGATATTCTTATTAACAGATGGATAGTAAATTCACAGCTTAGGAAAAACGGAGATTTATATATAGAAGAGGATTTGACATTTAAATTCAATAGGGATTTTAACGGGGTATTCAGGGATGTCAGTTCAGAAAAAACAGACGGAATAAAAGGTGTTCAAGTTTTTCAAATGGTAAACGGAAAAGAAATTGAATACAAAGAAAAGGATAATGCTAAAAATGGAGATAGCAGGGTATTCAATATAGATAGAAAATCAGACAACAGCCTTATAACCATATACTCTCCTTCGGAGAACGAAGAAAAAACATTCAGAATTAAATATACCGTTAAAAATGTTGCCGTTAAATATAATGACACGGGAGAATTGTATTATAAATTTCTTGGAGACGAAAACGAAACTCCCATAGAATATTTTTCTGTAAATATAATACTCCCTCAGGATAGAACAGATAGAGTTAAAATATTTGCTCACGGGCCTTTAAACGGAACAATAAATTTTAAAGGCAATGATGTTGTTCATTTGGAAGTAGAAAATGTACCTGATAGAACATTTATTGAGGGCAGGATACTTTTCCCCACGGAATTTATTTTAAACTCCGAAAAATCGGTTGACAAAAATAATTACAACGAAATATTAAAAGAGGAAAGTCAGCTTCAAGAATCAGCAAGAGAAAAAACCATCAGAAACGAATATATGGGAAATGTTTTTAATTATATTTCCCTGATATCGGGAGGTATAGTTTTAATTCTCATTTCTATTTCACTGAGTAAGTTCAAAAGAGAAAATGACTTGTATGAAAAGGTGAATCCTGATTTTATACCTGAAAAGTGCAGCCCTGCTGTAGCTTCATATCTCTGTAATATGTCCGTAACAACAAATGCGGTAATTGCAACGATATTGGACTTAGCCAGAAGAGGGTACTTAAAAATCGAAGACGGAGGGGAATACAAGAAAAATTTAAATAATATAATCATAACTAAAATTAAAAATGAAGAGGCTGATCTATTAGACCATGAAAAATATTTTATGAATTGGATTATAGACACTATTGGAGAAAAAGGCAGAGTCACCACGGAAGAAATTGAAGATTACGGAAAGAAAAAATACAAAAGCTTTTCACAGGAATATTATCAATGGCAAAAATTGATTAAAGAAGAATCAAGAAAAAGAGGATATTTCGACGGAAAGGGAAAACCTTGGGGCATTATGTTCATCATACTATTTCCTGTGTTATTGGTTATATCAGTTATGGATTTCGTGTTTGGGGAACCGTATGGATTTTTCCCTTTGATTATGTCCATATTTTCCTTGATATATGGAATAATTCTTTTGCTTAGGCCGTCGGATTTAGGTAAATCCCAGCAAAGAAAATGGAAAGAGTTTATAAAATACATGAAAGAAAAAGAAAATACACAGGAAAAGAATATCTTTAAATATCCTCCGGATACAGCTTTGATATATGCTTTGGCTTTAGGCATTAACAGAAAAACATTAAACAATTATAAAGTCCAATTTTCCGATGACTATTATTATAATAATAACGGATGGATTTACTGGTATTTTCTTATGAGTTCAACGAAAAATAACACGTTTGACAGAAGTATTAACAGTGCCTTCAGCCCTGTTGCTCCTTCTTCGGGAAACATCGGCAGCGGCGGCGGCTTCTCCGGAGGCGGAGGTGGCGGTGCCGGAGGTGGCGGTGCCGGAGGATTTTAA
- the fni gene encoding type 2 isopentenyl-diphosphate Delta-isomerase, which yields MKNNGEFHIRKKRKKEHIDYFLKSNHNRSNLFEDIYIEHNALPELNLEDIDTKCLFLGKYAEYPIMIDAVTGGTEFSREINGDLSKLARKFSIPMAVGSQTIALENEGSRESFKIVRENMGEEGIVIANLNAHSSLDDVYCAIDMIDADAVQLHLNTAQELVMKEGDKEFKGILENIKNIVSSLSKPVIVKEVGFGISGNVLSRLYDAGVKYVDISGAGGTNFIEIENERNDEMDFSDIYSWGIPTALSLIQCRRFKDDVHIISSGGIRNSQDVVKSLILGAEMVGITGEILKHLLYSGYEGAYTYIHGIVYKLKMLMLLLGKENLSELKNTPYKIKGVLKDLI from the coding sequence ATGAAAAACAACGGAGAATTTCATATAAGAAAGAAAAGAAAAAAGGAACATATAGATTATTTTCTTAAATCCAACCATAATAGAAGCAATTTGTTTGAAGACATATATATTGAACATAATGCATTGCCCGAGCTGAACTTGGAGGATATAGATACAAAATGTTTATTTCTCGGGAAATATGCAGAATATCCTATAATGATAGATGCAGTTACGGGAGGAACGGAATTTTCCCGGGAAATAAACGGAGATTTGTCAAAATTGGCTCGGAAATTTAGTATTCCCATGGCGGTAGGTTCCCAAACCATAGCTTTGGAAAATGAAGGGAGCAGGGAATCATTTAAAATAGTAAGAGAAAATATGGGAGAGGAAGGAATAGTCATAGCCAATTTAAATGCTCATTCTTCCTTAGATGATGTTTATTGTGCCATAGATATGATAGATGCCGATGCTGTTCAGCTTCATCTGAACACAGCTCAGGAATTGGTAATGAAAGAAGGGGACAAAGAATTTAAAGGCATTTTGGAAAATATCAAAAATATAGTTTCTTCTCTTTCCAAGCCTGTTATTGTAAAAGAAGTAGGGTTTGGAATATCGGGAAATGTATTATCAAGATTATATGATGCGGGAGTTAAATATGTTGATATATCAGGAGCAGGCGGAACAAATTTTATAGAAATAGAAAATGAAAGAAACGATGAAATGGATTTTTCGGATATTTATTCTTGGGGAATACCTACTGCTCTAAGCCTTATTCAGTGCAGAAGATTTAAAGATGATGTCCATATTATTTCCAGCGGAGGAATCAGAAATTCTCAGGATGTAGTTAAATCTTTAATATTGGGGGCCGAAATGGTAGGCATAACGGGAGAAATTTTAAAGCACCTTCTCTATAGCGGTTACGAAGGGGCCTATACATATATTCATGGGATTGTATATAAACTGAAAATGCTTATGCTTCTGTTGGGAAAAGAAAATTTATCGGAATTAAAAAATACCCCTTATAAAATTAAAGGGGTATTGAAAGATCTCATTTAA
- a CDS encoding DNA-3-methyladenine glycosylase — translation MKLNDNFYLENTETVARKLLGKILVHNINGNILKGKIVETEAYMGVTDKGAHSYGGRRTKRVEIMYGPPGRAYIYFIYGMYYCLNAVTQKEGIPEAVLIRALEPLEGHDIMALNRFNKEYKDLTSTQITNLTNGPGKLCMAMGIDKKLNGNMLSGDTFYIEEGNNDKFDIIKTKRIGIDYAEEAKDFLLRFYIKGSPFVSKKG, via the coding sequence ATGAAACTTAATGATAATTTTTATTTGGAAAATACCGAAACAGTAGCAAGGAAACTTTTGGGAAAGATTTTAGTTCATAATATAAACGGAAATATTCTCAAAGGAAAAATAGTAGAAACAGAAGCCTACATGGGAGTCACAGATAAAGGGGCCCATTCCTACGGAGGAAGAAGGACCAAAAGAGTGGAAATCATGTATGGGCCGCCGGGAAGAGCTTATATATATTTTATATACGGAATGTATTACTGCCTCAATGCTGTTACTCAAAAAGAAGGAATTCCGGAGGCAGTCCTCATAAGAGCATTGGAGCCCTTGGAAGGCCACGATATTATGGCATTAAACAGGTTTAATAAAGAATATAAAGATTTGACATCCACTCAAATAACAAATCTGACAAACGGACCGGGAAAGCTTTGTATGGCTATGGGAATAGATAAAAAATTAAACGGAAATATGCTTTCAGGGGATACTTTTTATATAGAAGAAGGAAATAACGATAAATTCGATATAATAAAGACCAAAAGAATAGGTATAGATTATGCGGAGGAAGCAAAAGATTTTCTTCTGAGATTTTATATTAAAGGCAGTCCTTTTGTATCAAAAAAGGGTTAA
- a CDS encoding circularly permuted type 2 ATP-grasp protein — MDWEKINNEYINLIEKNPYEYYEDYKKTLEAVRNSTAIYKGEPVPFLYHPMFYTPEDVKDFEYIGKIIMSIANKVAKRYMDFPEYRTKFEYSKLLEDLILIDEGYHINVPIGRFDIFYGGKDNFKFCEFNTDGSSAMNEDNTLARILMDTKAINNMKKKYNISYFELIYKWVEESTKIFKKFNPDIEKPNVAIVDFKESGTPYEFEEFKKAYINKGFKAVVADPRELKYIDGKLYFKDIKIDLIYRRIVTKEFVDRIDEIEDLVNAYKDGSVCMIGSLKSQIMHNKIIFKVLHEKETLQFLTEEERNFIKKHIPYTEEFNGEDIYKEVLKNKDKYILKPKDLYASKGVYAGKSFSSEDWKRIADESLGKEYICQEFCEPFTREFVNFEDGKLKVSKLKTITGIFMYNEKFEGLYTRLGKSTIISGLHDYYTVPNIVAEEK, encoded by the coding sequence ATGGACTGGGAAAAAATAAACAATGAATATATAAATTTGATTGAAAAGAATCCTTATGAATACTATGAAGATTATAAAAAAACATTGGAGGCAGTCAGAAATTCTACTGCCATATATAAAGGAGAACCTGTGCCCTTTTTATATCATCCTATGTTTTATACTCCGGAAGATGTGAAGGACTTCGAATATATAGGTAAGATCATCATGTCCATAGCCAACAAAGTGGCTAAGAGGTACATGGATTTTCCGGAGTACAGAACTAAATTTGAATATTCCAAATTATTGGAAGATCTCATATTGATTGATGAGGGATATCATATAAACGTACCTATCGGAAGATTTGATATATTTTATGGCGGGAAAGATAATTTCAAGTTCTGTGAATTTAATACGGACGGATCTTCTGCCATGAATGAAGACAATACATTGGCAAGAATACTGATGGATACAAAAGCCATCAATAATATGAAGAAGAAATATAATATAAGTTACTTTGAATTAATATATAAATGGGTCGAAGAAAGCACTAAAATATTTAAAAAATTTAATCCTGATATAGAAAAACCAAATGTAGCTATTGTGGACTTTAAAGAAAGCGGAACTCCCTATGAATTTGAAGAATTTAAAAAAGCTTACATAAATAAGGGGTTTAAGGCAGTAGTGGCAGATCCGAGAGAGCTGAAATATATTGACGGGAAATTGTATTTTAAGGATATAAAAATTGATTTAATATACAGGAGAATAGTAACAAAGGAATTTGTAGACAGAATCGATGAAATAGAGGATTTGGTCAATGCATATAAAGACGGCAGTGTCTGTATGATAGGCTCCCTTAAATCTCAGATAATGCACAATAAAATAATATTTAAAGTACTTCATGAAAAGGAAACATTACAGTTTCTTACAGAAGAGGAAAGGAATTTTATAAAAAAGCATATCCCCTATACGGAGGAATTCAACGGAGAAGATATATACAAAGAGGTATTGAAAAATAAGGATAAATATATATTGAAGCCTAAAGACCTGTATGCATCAAAGGGAGTATATGCAGGGAAGAGTTTTTCTTCAGAAGATTGGAAAAGAATAGCAGACGAATCTTTGGGGAAGGAATATATATGCCAGGAATTCTGTGAGCCCTTTACCAGGGAATTTGTCAATTTCGAGGATGGAAAACTTAAAGTTAGCAAACTTAAAACGATAACGGGGATATTCATGTATAATGAAAAATTTGAAGGCCTTTATACAAGACTGGGGAAAAGTACTATTATTTCCGGACTTCATGATTACTATACCGTTCCTAATATAGTTGCAGAAGAAAAATGA
- a CDS encoding glutamate--cysteine ligase — translation MEDYEKQIEEITRYFRNNEKKKEDFKLGVELEHFIIDKNTLKTVSYYGDNGVEETLKDLLFKGWEGMYEGNNLLGLINKNNTTVTLEPGSQIELSIEPLKEIKDIEKEYFDFLYDIIPILEKKNQNIIAVGYQPNTKISDIRLIPKQRYDFMYEYFKTKGSHAHNMMKGTASLQVSVDYKSEEDYIKKTRIANALTPVIYDMFDNCLYFEGGIWNKFNLRTYIWENCDKDRCGTVEGVFDEDFGYAKYAEYILNRPIIFTEDKKGDHFTGEKLFKEMFDPNHYSIEELEHALTMFFPDVRTKKYIEIRIMDGVPYPLNFSAIALWKGLLYNEDSLNFLYDHIKNMKAEDIKKGKKEIIEKGLGGIYLGRKVNDLEKWLLDISKKGLNGKELDYILPLEEMVREEKTPRKITEGNMRLGKRESLNWCVINNII, via the coding sequence GTGGAAGATTATGAAAAGCAGATAGAAGAAATAACTCGGTATTTCAGAAACAATGAAAAGAAAAAAGAAGATTTTAAGTTGGGAGTAGAATTAGAACATTTCATTATAGACAAAAATACATTGAAAACCGTTTCATATTATGGAGATAACGGAGTAGAAGAGACATTAAAGGATTTGCTTTTTAAAGGCTGGGAAGGAATGTATGAAGGAAACAACCTTCTTGGCCTTATAAATAAAAACAACACCACTGTAACTTTAGAGCCGGGAAGTCAAATTGAGCTGAGTATAGAGCCTCTTAAGGAAATAAAGGATATTGAAAAAGAGTATTTTGATTTTTTATATGATATAATTCCGATATTGGAGAAAAAAAATCAAAATATTATTGCTGTGGGGTACCAGCCCAATACGAAGATATCCGATATAAGGCTTATTCCCAAGCAGAGATACGACTTTATGTATGAATATTTTAAGACCAAAGGTTCCCATGCTCATAATATGATGAAAGGAACTGCTTCTCTTCAGGTATCCGTAGATTACAAGTCAGAGGAAGACTATATTAAAAAAACACGTATAGCTAATGCTTTAACACCTGTTATATACGATATGTTTGATAACTGTTTGTATTTTGAAGGGGGAATATGGAATAAGTTTAATCTCAGGACTTATATATGGGAAAATTGTGATAAAGACAGATGCGGTACTGTAGAGGGAGTCTTTGACGAAGATTTCGGATATGCAAAATATGCGGAGTATATTTTAAACAGGCCCATTATATTTACCGAAGATAAAAAAGGAGATCATTTTACCGGAGAAAAATTATTTAAAGAGATGTTTGACCCGAATCATTATTCAATAGAGGAACTGGAACATGCGCTGACCATGTTTTTCCCCGACGTAAGAACCAAAAAATATATTGAAATAAGGATTATGGACGGAGTCCCTTACCCTTTGAATTTTTCTGCCATAGCATTGTGGAAAGGTCTTCTTTATAATGAAGATAGTCTTAATTTTTTATATGACCATATAAAGAACATGAAAGCAGAAGATATAAAGAAAGGAAAGAAGGAGATAATCGAGAAGGGACTAGGCGGAATATACTTGGGAAGAAAAGTTAATGATTTGGAAAAATGGTTGTTGGATATTTCAAAGAAAGGGTTAAACGGCAAAGAATTAGATTATATTTTGCCTTTGGAGGAAATGGTAAGGGAAGAGAAAACGCCCCGCAAGATAACCGAGGGGAATATGAGACTTGGGAAAAGAGAGTCTTTGAATTGGTGTGTTATAAATAATATAATATAG
- a CDS encoding DJ-1 family glyoxalase III, whose product MKEILVLLADGFEEVEALTVVDYLRRKDILVKTCSISKSKIVIGAHDIPVEADLLIDNIRNIEDCNGVIIPGGMPGAENLKNSKAVINTVQKFYKENKLIGAICAGPIVLKEAGIIEGKDITSYPGFEEDLKGGNYKEDLVVRDGNIITARGPAAAVYFALELIEYISGKEKSDELKNDILLNMVEERYQ is encoded by the coding sequence TTGAAAGAGATATTGGTACTATTAGCCGACGGATTTGAAGAAGTGGAAGCATTAACGGTTGTAGACTATTTAAGAAGAAAAGATATACTGGTTAAAACATGCTCCATAAGCAAGAGCAAAATAGTGATTGGAGCACATGATATTCCTGTGGAAGCTGATTTACTTATTGATAATATAAGAAATATTGAGGACTGCAATGGAGTAATAATCCCCGGGGGAATGCCGGGAGCTGAAAATTTGAAAAACAGTAAAGCGGTAATCAATACAGTGCAGAAATTTTATAAGGAAAATAAATTGATAGGAGCAATATGTGCAGGACCTATAGTATTAAAAGAAGCGGGAATTATTGAAGGAAAAGATATAACCAGCTATCCGGGATTTGAAGAAGATTTGAAGGGAGGCAACTATAAAGAAGACTTGGTAGTTCGGGACGGAAATATTATTACTGCAAGAGGACCTGCTGCGGCAGTATATTTTGCCCTTGAACTTATAGAATATATATCGGGGAAAGAAAAATCAGACGAATTAAAAAATGACATACTTTTAAATATGGTTGAGGAAAGGTATCAATAG